In the genome of Bradyrhizobium arachidis, one region contains:
- the tnpC gene encoding IS66 family transposase, with product MDAERDAVPDDIAALKAALAAERAKGLEIAAELAVARAKASEDEALIAQQKLQIAKLKHQIYGQRSERSSRLIEQLALTFEELESDATEDELAAERAVAKATTVRGFTRQRGERQTFPEHLPRERVVIEPPTACECCGGNRLRKLGEDVTRTLEVVPRQWKVIETVREKFSCRDCEKISQAPAPFHAVARGWAGPSLLAMIMFEKFGQHQPLNRQAERYALEGVPIALSTMADAVGSVSASLDPLLRLVEAHVMAAERLHADDTTVPVLAKGKTDTARCWIYLRDDRPFGGAGPPAAMFYYSRDRRGEHPQAHLAGYAGILQADAYDGYNQLYLAGRHPGPIREAACWVHARRPFFAMADIEENARRKATGKKEIPLSPIAVEVVRRIDALFEIERSINGRSPEERLEMRQTLSRPLVEDLQVYMREQLAKLSRGHDLAKAFNYILKRWASFTRFLEDGRVCLSNNAAERGLRGIALGRKSWLFCGSDRGGRRAASMYSLIITAKMNGVDPQAWLTDILARIAAHPAHRLDELLPWNWTPASAFSARAA from the coding sequence ATGGATGCTGAGCGCGACGCTGTTCCGGATGACATTGCCGCCCTGAAAGCGGCGCTGGCAGCCGAGCGCGCGAAGGGTTTGGAGATCGCAGCTGAACTTGCGGTCGCCCGTGCGAAAGCGTCTGAGGACGAAGCGCTGATTGCCCAGCAGAAGCTGCAAATTGCCAAGCTAAAGCATCAGATCTACGGCCAGCGGTCGGAGCGTTCGTCGCGCCTGATCGAGCAGTTGGCCTTGACGTTCGAAGAGTTGGAAAGTGACGCCACTGAAGACGAGCTGGCGGCGGAGCGCGCTGTGGCCAAGGCGACGACGGTGCGCGGATTTACGCGCCAGCGCGGCGAACGCCAGACGTTCCCTGAGCATTTACCGCGCGAACGAGTGGTGATCGAACCGCCGACGGCTTGCGAGTGCTGTGGCGGCAATCGTCTGCGCAAGCTCGGCGAGGACGTGACGAGGACACTGGAAGTGGTACCACGCCAGTGGAAGGTGATCGAGACGGTGCGGGAGAAGTTCTCCTGCCGCGACTGCGAGAAGATCAGCCAGGCCCCGGCGCCATTCCATGCCGTCGCACGGGGATGGGCCGGCCCGAGCCTGTTGGCCATGATCATGTTCGAGAAGTTCGGCCAACATCAGCCCTTAAACCGCCAGGCTGAGCGCTACGCCCTGGAAGGCGTGCCGATCGCGCTGTCGACCATGGCGGACGCCGTGGGATCGGTCAGTGCGTCGCTGGATCCCCTGCTGCGCCTGGTCGAAGCCCATGTCATGGCGGCCGAGCGCCTGCATGCCGATGATACGACGGTGCCGGTGCTGGCCAAGGGCAAGACCGATACGGCACGGTGCTGGATCTACCTCCGGGACGATCGGCCGTTTGGCGGCGCCGGGCCGCCGGCGGCGATGTTCTACTACTCCCGCGACCGTAGGGGCGAGCATCCCCAGGCGCATCTGGCGGGGTATGCCGGCATCCTGCAGGCCGACGCCTATGACGGGTACAACCAGCTCTATCTGGCGGGACGCCACCCTGGACCGATCCGGGAAGCGGCGTGTTGGGTCCATGCGCGGCGCCCATTCTTCGCCATGGCCGATATCGAAGAGAATGCGCGTCGCAAGGCCACCGGCAAGAAGGAGATCCCGCTCTCGCCCATCGCGGTCGAGGTCGTGCGGCGGATCGATGCGCTGTTCGAGATCGAGCGCTCCATCAATGGCAGGAGCCCCGAAGAGCGTCTGGAGATGCGACAGACGCTGAGCCGGCCCCTGGTCGAGGACCTGCAGGTCTATATGCGGGAGCAGCTCGCCAAGCTGTCCCGTGGGCACGACCTGGCCAAGGCGTTCAACTACATCCTGAAGCGGTGGGCGAGCTTCACGCGGTTCCTGGAGGACGGCCGAGTCTGTCTCTCGAACAATGCCGCCGAAAGAGGCTTGCGAGGCATCGCCCTTGGACGAAAATCCTGGTTGTTCTGCGGCTCTGATCGCGGCGGACGGCGCGCGGCTTCCATGTATAGCTTGATCATCACGGCCAAAATGAATGGCGTCGATCCACAGGCCTGGCTCACGGATATCCTTGCCCGCATCGCCGCCCACCCAGCTCACCGGCTGGACGAGCTTCTGCCCTGGAATTGGACGCCGGCATCAGCGTTCTCCGCTCGAGCGGCATGA
- a CDS encoding MBL fold metallo-hydrolase translates to MARYDAVSRRNLLIGASAVGTMGALGSLSPAFATAPKLGTQVAPFYRFKIGDFEATIVTDGPLPLGDPHKNFNGLSAAEMDKQLTDNFLPLSNAVLQQNALVVNTGDKLIVFDTGMGSLTLFGPTTGRLMSSLKLAGIDPKDVDAVVMTHAHIDHCGGCMADDGSRHFPNAEYFITQADYDFWTDETKVPSEFKVFLDTARKNLQPNKDRMHFIKDGEEILPGVHAILAPGHTVGHTVFMINSGMDSLCYIGDLAHHPVLLLEKPLTEFMYDTDAKQSAKSRVRVLNMLAEGRTRLLAYHFAWPGIGHVAKQGDGFRYYPEEMTLIPLSPT, encoded by the coding sequence ATGGCCAGATACGATGCGGTATCACGCCGTAACTTGCTGATCGGAGCCTCTGCAGTTGGAACGATGGGCGCTCTCGGCTCGCTCAGCCCAGCATTCGCCACGGCCCCGAAGCTCGGCACCCAGGTTGCCCCGTTCTATCGCTTCAAGATCGGCGATTTTGAAGCAACGATCGTGACCGACGGGCCGCTGCCCCTCGGCGACCCCCACAAGAACTTCAATGGTCTTAGCGCTGCCGAGATGGACAAGCAGCTTACCGACAACTTCCTGCCGCTCAGCAACGCGGTGCTGCAGCAGAACGCGCTGGTGGTCAATACCGGCGACAAGCTCATCGTGTTCGATACTGGGATGGGAAGCCTGACGCTATTCGGTCCGACGACTGGCCGGCTGATGAGCAGCCTCAAGCTGGCGGGAATCGATCCGAAAGACGTCGACGCGGTGGTGATGACGCACGCGCACATCGACCATTGCGGCGGCTGCATGGCGGACGACGGATCGCGTCACTTCCCGAACGCCGAATATTTCATCACGCAGGCGGACTACGATTTCTGGACTGACGAGACCAAGGTGCCGTCCGAGTTCAAGGTCTTTCTCGATACGGCGCGCAAGAATCTGCAGCCGAACAAGGACCGGATGCATTTCATCAAGGACGGCGAGGAAATCCTGCCCGGTGTTCATGCGATCTTGGCGCCGGGCCACACGGTCGGTCACACGGTCTTCATGATCAATTCGGGCATGGACTCGCTGTGCTACATCGGCGACCTCGCTCACCACCCGGTCCTGCTTCTGGAGAAACCGCTGACCGAGTTCATGTACGATACCGACGCCAAACAGTCGGCGAAGAGCCGGGTGCGTGTGCTCAACATGCTGGCGGAGGGCAGGACGCGCCTGCTCGCCTATCATTTTGCTTGGCCGGGGATCGGCCACGTGGCGAAGCAGGGCGATGGCTTCCGCTATTATCCAGAGGAAATGACGCTGATCCCCTTGAGCCCAACCTGA
- a CDS encoding PepSY domain-containing protein has translation MKAAAITVIGFLTVSSMANADQPGPDWMPIEQVKAKVMESGYTVVTRIEADEGRWEGKGIKNGQKMEFHADPKTGVITREKPDD, from the coding sequence ATGAAGGCAGCCGCAATCACGGTAATCGGATTCCTCACCGTCAGCTCGATGGCAAATGCCGACCAACCTGGACCTGACTGGATGCCGATTGAACAGGTGAAGGCGAAGGTCATGGAGTCCGGCTACACGGTGGTCACCCGAATTGAAGCCGACGAGGGCCGGTGGGAGGGCAAAGGCATCAAGAACGGACAGAAGATGGAATTCCATGCAGACCCCAAGACCGGGGTGATAACCCGTGAGAAGCCGGACGATTAA
- a CDS encoding MgtC/SapB family protein, whose amino-acid sequence MGHDELVIIVRVAGALAIGAMIGFERSFHGRPAGFRTHSLVCIASAILMIVTVYQHQWMTLLEHDAIRTDPTRMAQGIMTGIGFLGAGVIFKEGLTVRGLTTAASIWVTAAIGILVGIGFWFAAFVGAVATLMVLALFRVIEARLPSEFYAHHMLRFARDNVMGESEIHKLIGAHGFTIANLSSRLSEGGQQFEYRMTIKSRDRANAERLAKHLRSLPEVVEFRITPTGD is encoded by the coding sequence ATGGGGCATGATGAATTGGTGATTATTGTTAGAGTTGCGGGTGCTCTCGCTATTGGCGCCATGATCGGGTTCGAGCGTAGCTTTCATGGACGCCCTGCGGGTTTTAGAACGCATTCCCTCGTCTGCATTGCCTCAGCCATTCTAATGATCGTCACGGTTTATCAGCACCAGTGGATGACCTTGCTTGAACACGACGCCATCCGGACTGACCCAACCCGCATGGCCCAGGGAATTATGACCGGCATCGGCTTTTTAGGCGCTGGCGTCATCTTCAAAGAGGGACTGACTGTCCGGGGACTGACAACTGCCGCGTCCATCTGGGTCACCGCAGCTATTGGTATTCTGGTTGGAATTGGATTCTGGTTTGCGGCGTTCGTTGGCGCCGTTGCGACCCTGATGGTGCTCGCGTTATTCAGAGTCATCGAGGCGCGATTGCCGAGTGAGTTCTACGCCCACCACATGCTGCGCTTCGCCCGCGACAACGTTATGGGCGAAAGTGAGATCCACAAGCTGATCGGGGCTCACGGCTTTACGATCGCCAACCTGTCATCCCGCCTCAGCGAGGGCGGGCAGCAGTTCGAATACCGGATGACCATCAAGAGCCGGGACAGGGCTAATGCGGAAAGGCTGGCCAAGCATTTGCGCAGCTTGCCCGAGGTAGTTGAGTTTCGCATTACTCCAACCGGCGATTAG
- a CDS encoding PepSY domain-containing protein, translating to MPMDQVKAKIMESGCTQVTKLEADDGRWERKGIKNGKRWNSMRTPKQGS from the coding sequence ATGCCGATGGACCAAGTTAAGGCGAAGATTATGGAATCGGGCTGCACTCAAGTTACCAAGCTCGAAGCCGACGATGGCCGATGGGAGAGAAAAGGCATCAAGAACGGCAAAAGATGGAATTCCATGCGGACCCCAAAACAGGGGTCATAG
- a CDS encoding GNAT family N-acetyltransferase → MTDAIIRSATQDDLHQMLRLYRYLHPNEPQLEAATAERIWMTLLTSNFMTVIVAQAAELLVSSCTLAIVPNLSRGGRSYGVIENVVTHAEYRKLGLGRRVLAHAIDIAVRADCYKVHLATGSKQEATLGFYERAGFQRGAKTYFEVRRP, encoded by the coding sequence ATGACCGACGCCATTATCCGTTCTGCCACGCAAGACGATTTGCACCAGATGTTGCGACTTTACCGATACCTTCATCCGAATGAGCCCCAACTGGAGGCCGCTACGGCCGAGCGCATCTGGATGACGTTGCTCACATCCAACTTCATGACCGTGATTGTGGCGCAAGCAGCAGAACTGCTCGTATCTTCATGCACTCTCGCCATTGTGCCTAACCTATCTCGCGGCGGACGATCGTATGGAGTGATCGAAAATGTAGTCACCCATGCCGAGTACCGAAAATTAGGACTTGGCCGACGGGTTCTTGCTCACGCTATCGATATCGCGGTTCGGGCCGATTGCTACAAAGTCCATTTGGCGACAGGTTCAAAACAGGAGGCAACGCTAGGCTTCTACGAGAGGGCAGGGTTCCAGCGTGGTGCCAAAACCTACTTCGAGGTGCGCCGCCCCTAG
- a CDS encoding uridine kinase: MADRLVATSPDRTARVAIDGVDGAGKTTFADELGTLVATKGRPVIRASVDGFHNPKTVRYRRGRHSPEGFFEDSYNYTALKQYLLDPLSPGGSRMYRRAIFDHVTDDSVPADDLEALPSSILLIDGIFLHRPELLTYWDVSIFLRTDFAVSVARCASRDGWSLDPAAPSNRRYVEGQRLYLLNCQPEAKATIVIDYNDLSAPSLVV; this comes from the coding sequence TTGGCTGATCGCCTTGTCGCAACCTCGCCAGATCGAACGGCCCGCGTCGCTATCGACGGCGTCGACGGGGCAGGAAAGACCACATTCGCTGATGAACTCGGAACCCTAGTTGCGACTAAGGGGCGGCCTGTCATTCGAGCGTCGGTAGACGGATTTCATAATCCAAAAACGGTCAGGTATCGGCGTGGGCGACATTCACCGGAAGGCTTTTTTGAGGATTCGTACAATTACACGGCATTGAAGCAATACCTGCTGGACCCGCTGAGCCCCGGTGGTTCTCGCATGTATCGTCGAGCGATCTTCGATCATGTGACCGATGACAGTGTACCTGCCGATGATCTGGAGGCACTGCCGTCTTCCATTTTGCTGATAGACGGCATCTTTCTGCATCGGCCAGAACTGCTCACCTACTGGGACGTTTCGATTTTCCTCCGAACAGACTTCGCTGTATCCGTTGCGCGGTGCGCTTCGCGCGATGGCTGGTCGCTGGACCCTGCAGCTCCATCGAACCGACGCTACGTTGAGGGACAGCGGCTCTATCTTCTGAACTGCCAACCGGAAGCGAAGGCTACCATTGTGATCGATTACAACGACCTTTCGGCACCCTCGCTCGTAGTCTGA
- a CDS encoding SDR family oxidoreductase: METVSQAPVMLVTGGSRGIGAATARLAAAQGYDVAISFVSNKAAALAVAADVEAAGRRALPICADSADPEQVAQLFAAIDQKFGRIDVLVNNAAVLARQSRLEDLGFDRMQRIFAVNAIGPILCAQQAAKRMSYRHNGPGGSVINLSSASARLGSPGEYVDYAASKGALETFTIGFAKEVARDGIRVNCIRPGHIYTEMHASGGEPGRVDRVKESIPMGRGGRPEEVASAILWLASTEASFVTGTFLDVTGGK, from the coding sequence ATGGAAACCGTTTCTCAAGCGCCGGTGATGCTTGTAACGGGTGGTAGCCGTGGCATCGGTGCGGCAACCGCTCGGCTTGCTGCCGCACAGGGCTACGACGTCGCGATCAGCTTCGTCTCCAACAAGGCTGCCGCCCTTGCAGTAGCGGCAGATGTGGAAGCCGCGGGGCGCCGGGCGTTGCCCATATGTGCGGATAGTGCGGATCCCGAGCAGGTGGCGCAACTCTTTGCAGCGATCGACCAAAAGTTCGGCCGAATTGATGTGTTGGTGAACAACGCGGCTGTCCTCGCGCGACAGTCGCGGCTGGAGGATCTCGGTTTCGATCGGATGCAACGGATCTTCGCCGTGAACGCGATCGGGCCCATTCTCTGCGCACAGCAAGCCGCGAAGCGGATGTCTTACCGACACAACGGGCCGGGCGGCTCGGTCATCAATCTCTCATCGGCCTCAGCTCGGCTCGGCAGTCCCGGCGAATATGTCGACTACGCCGCATCGAAGGGGGCCCTGGAAACGTTCACCATCGGTTTCGCCAAGGAGGTCGCGCGCGATGGAATCCGCGTCAACTGCATTCGCCCCGGACACATCTACACCGAAATGCATGCGAGCGGCGGAGAGCCGGGACGGGTAGATCGTGTCAAGGAGTCAATCCCGATGGGAAGAGGAGGGCGGCCTGAAGAGGTTGCGAGTGCGATCCTGTGGTTGGCCAGCACCGAAGCTTCGTTCGTTACTGGCACGTTTCTCGATGTTACTGGAGGCAAGTGA
- a CDS encoding MFS transporter, which yields MRHDVDFLSRVSLREAEEIDMNDAATAATSHSRETALGLTGKGNLRSLLAACLAHALHDGYTDGLYAFMPVWQAQFGLSYAVLAVVRALYFGTMGGLQIPADRVLRGLSPRAALSLSTVVATAGLLIMALPFGFSGLCVGLVVAGIGSSIQDPRGSKLVSDSYGTASRRPLGIYNFSGDLGKAALPALVAVLLPVCAWQSVLGLMAALGMVLVVALALLTPAASVRRNVVGDAAIGRGRGGFRILTTIGALDTATRMGYLLFLPFLIHGQGGDLPVVGVALALLFIGGAFGKATCAWLGERFGVIGTVVITEAATALLIAATLFTTLTPTLILLPLLGIVLNGTSSVLYGTVPELSDGDTGRAFAVFYTSVIGAGGFAPIVYGTIADHSSRTIGLLASSATAALIVPLVLALRPYLRSSEKAV from the coding sequence ATGCGTCATGATGTAGATTTTCTGAGCCGAGTCTCGCTTCGTGAAGCCGAGGAAATTGACATGAACGATGCGGCAACGGCGGCAACGAGCCACTCGCGCGAAACTGCACTAGGATTAACGGGCAAGGGGAATTTGCGAAGTCTGCTGGCCGCGTGCCTCGCCCATGCGCTCCATGACGGCTATACCGACGGTCTTTATGCCTTCATGCCAGTCTGGCAGGCGCAATTCGGCCTGTCCTATGCGGTGCTCGCCGTAGTGCGCGCACTGTATTTCGGAACAATGGGGGGCCTGCAGATCCCAGCCGACCGGGTTCTTCGCGGATTGTCGCCGCGTGCAGCGCTGAGCCTGTCTACTGTTGTTGCCACGGCGGGCTTGCTGATTATGGCGCTGCCGTTCGGCTTTTCGGGTCTTTGCGTCGGACTCGTCGTGGCCGGCATAGGTTCAAGCATCCAGGATCCACGCGGCTCGAAGCTCGTCTCCGACAGCTATGGTACGGCCTCCCGACGGCCGCTCGGGATATATAACTTTTCCGGCGATCTAGGAAAAGCCGCCTTGCCGGCGCTTGTCGCAGTCCTGTTGCCGGTCTGCGCCTGGCAATCGGTGCTGGGTTTGATGGCGGCGCTTGGGATGGTGCTGGTGGTCGCACTGGCATTGCTGACACCGGCTGCTTCTGTTCGTAGAAATGTCGTTGGAGATGCCGCGATCGGCCGCGGTCGCGGCGGCTTTCGCATACTCACGACGATCGGTGCGCTGGATACGGCGACGCGTATGGGGTATCTGCTCTTTCTGCCCTTTCTTATCCATGGACAGGGGGGCGACTTGCCGGTTGTTGGTGTCGCGCTCGCCCTGCTTTTCATCGGTGGCGCGTTCGGCAAGGCGACATGCGCCTGGCTCGGCGAGCGGTTTGGTGTCATTGGCACCGTTGTAATCACCGAGGCAGCGACCGCCTTGCTCATTGCGGCAACGCTGTTCACGACTCTGACGCCAACGCTAATCCTGCTCCCGTTGCTCGGCATCGTGTTGAATGGCACCTCTTCGGTGCTCTATGGCACTGTGCCGGAGCTTTCCGACGGCGATACCGGGCGAGCTTTCGCAGTTTTTTATACAAGCGTCATCGGCGCAGGAGGTTTCGCGCCCATCGTCTATGGCACGATTGCCGATCACAGCAGCCGAACGATTGGGCTGCTGGCCTCGTCGGCAACTGCCGCCCTGATCGTCCCACTCGTACTAGCGTTGCGACCCTATCTGCGCAGCTCCGAGAAAGCCGTTTGA
- a CDS encoding SMP-30/gluconolactonase/LRE family protein: MKKPKVSFGPTGFPAFAGTMAVERVATGFRWAEGPVYIPAWRCVMFSDIPNNRIMRFSEDDGHVSVFRQPSMNSNGNTIDREGRLLTCEHSGRRVTRTELDGSITIIADTYDGKKLNSPNDLVVASDGSIWFVDPGYGIGGYYEGIKAEKEQAKNNVYRVDPKSGDIKVVVDDFVEPNGITFSADEKKLYVIDTGFTDGPDNPSHIRVFDVDIGSGKVSNSKVFAEMPKPSITDGMRCDRDGRIWCSVGWGDPNEDGVRCYASDGDLLGKIHIPETVANVCFGGQQRNRLYICGSSSLYAVYTSAQGAMKP, translated from the coding sequence ATGAAAAAGCCCAAGGTCTCATTCGGGCCTACCGGTTTCCCGGCCTTCGCCGGCACCATGGCAGTTGAGCGTGTCGCGACCGGTTTTCGCTGGGCCGAGGGCCCCGTCTATATCCCGGCTTGGCGCTGCGTGATGTTCAGTGACATTCCCAACAACCGCATTATGCGCTTTTCGGAGGATGACGGCCACGTCAGCGTATTCCGCCAACCGTCGATGAACTCGAACGGCAACACGATCGATCGGGAAGGACGCCTTTTGACCTGCGAGCATAGCGGCCGGCGAGTCACCCGAACCGAACTCGACGGCTCCATCACGATCATCGCCGACACATACGATGGAAAAAAACTTAACTCGCCTAACGACCTGGTCGTCGCCTCTGATGGTTCGATTTGGTTCGTCGATCCTGGCTATGGCATCGGCGGCTATTATGAGGGAATCAAAGCCGAGAAGGAGCAGGCTAAGAACAATGTCTACCGCGTCGATCCGAAATCCGGTGACATCAAGGTTGTCGTCGATGACTTCGTGGAGCCTAACGGCATTACCTTCTCAGCCGACGAGAAGAAGCTCTATGTCATCGACACCGGTTTTACGGACGGGCCAGACAATCCATCTCATATCCGCGTATTCGACGTGGACATAGGCTCCGGCAAAGTTTCGAACAGCAAGGTCTTTGCGGAAATGCCCAAACCCAGCATTACCGACGGCATGCGTTGCGACCGCGACGGCCGTATCTGGTGCTCCGTGGGTTGGGGCGATCCGAACGAGGACGGCGTGCGCTGCTACGCTTCCGACGGCGACTTGCTCGGCAAGATCCACATACCAGAAACCGTCGCAAATGTTTGCTTCGGCGGTCAGCAACGAAATAGGCTTTACATCTGCGGCTCGTCCTCGCTCTACGCCGTCTATACTAGTGCGCAGGGCGCTATGAAGCCATGA
- a CDS encoding NUDIX hydrolase, with protein sequence MTKSSKLVAAKRGKVLLVRRRSDGLWMFPGGRRRPNESEKDCLRREIKEELPKLRLGRISLWKEITAKNKRSGRKMSDAIFVAKNAKGKLIIGDPKEIDRAVWRKPSGIRLTATSRYIRDKLFPK encoded by the coding sequence ATGACGAAATCATCGAAACTGGTTGCTGCGAAGCGTGGTAAGGTGCTCCTCGTGAGGCGTCGATCGGACGGTCTCTGGATGTTTCCGGGCGGCCGCCGTCGCCCGAACGAATCCGAAAAGGACTGCTTGCGCCGAGAAATCAAAGAGGAGCTACCAAAACTCAGGCTTGGACGCATAAGCCTCTGGAAGGAGATCACCGCGAAAAACAAGCGCTCGGGGCGGAAAATGAGCGATGCGATCTTCGTCGCCAAAAACGCCAAAGGCAAGCTGATCATCGGCGATCCGAAGGAGATCGACCGGGCTGTATGGCGGAAGCCGAGCGGCATCCGGCTGACGGCCACCTCGCGTTATATTCGCGACAAGCTGTTTCCCAAGTAG